The proteins below come from a single Candidatus Delongbacteria bacterium genomic window:
- a CDS encoding class II aldolase/adducin family protein, protein MRLPEYRAAAESLVEWGQMLYTRGLLAAREGNLSVRVGPGQFAITPAGSCKGRLTARQILLVNERGRVLAGQGQPSSETALHLGIYRHRADACAVVHAHPPVATGFAAAGRALEAPVLPELLVELGGVPLAPFAAPGSQELFESVRPLIARHEVLLLASHGAVAFSTLGLEDAALRMEQLEQAARILLTAHLLGGARPLDPTWLRQLARS, encoded by the coding sequence ATGCGACTGCCCGAGTACCGCGCCGCAGCGGAGAGCTTGGTCGAGTGGGGACAGATGCTGTACACGCGTGGTCTGTTGGCGGCCCGCGAAGGCAACCTCAGCGTGCGCGTGGGCCCCGGCCAGTTCGCGATCACCCCCGCGGGCAGCTGCAAGGGACGCCTGACTGCGCGCCAGATCCTGCTGGTCAACGAACGCGGCCGGGTCCTGGCCGGACAGGGCCAGCCCAGCAGTGAGACGGCCCTGCATTTGGGCATCTATCGTCACCGGGCCGATGCGTGCGCCGTGGTACACGCCCATCCACCCGTGGCCACCGGATTCGCCGCAGCCGGCCGGGCACTCGAGGCCCCCGTGCTTCCCGAGTTGCTGGTGGAACTGGGCGGTGTGCCGCTTGCGCCCTTTGCCGCGCCGGGAAGCCAGGAACTCTTCGAGAGTGTGCGCCCCCTGATCGCCAGACACGAGGTGCTGCTGCTGGCCAGTCATGGTGCCGTGGCCTTCTCCACCCTCGGTCTCGAGGATGCGGCCCTGCGCATGGAACAGCTGGAGCAGGCGGCCCGAATTCTGCTCACGGCCCACCTGCTGGGTGGAGCGCGCCCTCTGGACCCCACCTGGTTGCGGCAATTGGCCAGGAGTTGA
- a CDS encoding septal ring lytic transglycosylase RlpA family protein: protein MLRRDSRLAPRIALVLLLALGLFGCSSNPRFVKHDGVPAAKVSPPEQEGWQVGQVLRGTSSWYGKQFHGRPTASGEIFNQDDMTAAHRSLPLGTWVQVTNMANGHKAEVKINDRGPFVGDRVLDCSRAAARRLAFINQGTTEVEIRILSLP from the coding sequence ATGCTTCGTCGGGATTCCAGGCTCGCGCCTCGTATCGCTCTTGTGCTTCTGCTGGCGCTGGGGCTTTTCGGCTGCAGTTCCAATCCGCGCTTCGTCAAGCACGACGGCGTGCCTGCCGCCAAGGTCAGTCCGCCCGAACAGGAAGGCTGGCAGGTCGGACAGGTGCTGCGCGGCACGTCCTCCTGGTATGGCAAGCAGTTCCATGGTAGGCCCACCGCCAGTGGCGAGATCTTCAATCAGGATGACATGACCGCGGCCCATCGCAGTCTTCCGCTGGGCACCTGGGTGCAGGTGACCAACATGGCCAATGGCCACAAGGCCGAAGTCAAGATCAATGACCGCGGGCCCTTCGTGGGCGATCGCGTGCTGGATTGCAGCCGGGCCGCCGCCCGGCGGCTGGCCTTCATCAATCAGGGCACCACCGAAGTGGAAATCAGGATTCTCAGCCTGCCCTGA
- a CDS encoding tetratricopeptide repeat protein, producing MRAPRLMLLCVLLAGLGGCAYFNTYYNARASYKDGLKKKLESSGANAGEAQFKQSNTVSSKLLQFYPESRWVDDTILLIGLCYLEMGQHHRALRKFDELESNYPESRLIEPSRVWRARTYLELDRLEDCRRTLAALNDERLDREDQLQKLEIEGNLARLEEQWSRLAEIQLEVLHRTRQRARKGLLNLALGHTHEQLGDPREAVKHFGRVGRYHPGRMAELEAALAEVDNLIQLERFPRADQKVSRLEKDERFHDLADQIALRRASLLLAMGELEPSLIAYNALLEKFPRTPSAAAAAFQIGDTWLYQLGQADSARVYYTRSKQEVTRGAWADSSTARLADLDGLDAVRERLLESENAIQQTRWSLDPDSARVYWVRAQLGSLRTRVTQDSLNLIERARAAVDSSLRASYAGRLPELADSMAAVADSLPGWAWSRALVPPDTVSIAAATPEETPLLDVPQRGGGRRKLFQNRRQKEEARSDSLERAVEADSLAQIAQDLRTARLDSLLIASVLDTLSHSPAVDSLAIAARLDSLALLSYDQQFELAELLNYRMRDPLGADSLMARLDSLKGSDLRHSRLLFSWALLKEESLKQPDQGKALLERLVREYPLSLVANPARDRLGLPRTMTVADSAAIVLADAERLWLSEFQPAQALARYQTLQELYPESEAALTGRLAQATIQLQVYGDLAAATEQWNLALRAFPDDPRLADLKARLGLTTAQGTEGSGEEEAPQVAAGLLLEERKDQSGHFVRPEDLDTLPKLLEHLRARFADTDRLRLERVLH from the coding sequence TTGCGTGCTCCCCGACTGATGCTGCTCTGTGTGCTCCTGGCAGGACTGGGGGGCTGTGCCTATTTCAATACGTATTACAACGCCCGCGCGTCCTACAAGGATGGCCTCAAGAAGAAGCTCGAGAGCTCGGGGGCCAATGCGGGCGAGGCCCAATTCAAGCAGAGCAATACCGTCAGCTCCAAGCTGCTGCAGTTCTACCCCGAGAGTCGCTGGGTGGATGACACGATCCTGTTGATCGGACTGTGTTATCTGGAAATGGGCCAGCACCACCGTGCCCTGCGCAAGTTCGATGAGCTGGAGAGCAATTACCCCGAGTCCAGACTCATCGAGCCGTCACGCGTCTGGCGGGCCCGGACCTACCTCGAGCTGGACCGACTGGAAGACTGTCGACGGACCCTGGCGGCGCTCAACGATGAGCGCCTCGACCGGGAAGACCAGCTGCAGAAACTGGAAATCGAAGGCAATCTGGCCCGGCTGGAAGAGCAGTGGTCCCGGCTGGCCGAAATCCAGCTTGAGGTGCTCCATCGCACGCGCCAGCGGGCCCGCAAGGGACTGTTGAATCTGGCCCTCGGGCATACCCATGAGCAACTGGGCGACCCTCGCGAAGCGGTGAAGCACTTCGGGCGCGTCGGGCGTTACCATCCCGGCCGGATGGCCGAACTGGAGGCGGCCCTGGCCGAAGTGGACAACCTGATCCAGCTGGAACGCTTTCCCCGCGCGGATCAGAAGGTGTCCCGTCTTGAAAAGGACGAACGCTTTCATGACCTGGCCGACCAGATTGCCCTGCGCCGGGCCTCCCTGCTGCTGGCGATGGGAGAGCTGGAGCCATCGCTGATTGCCTACAACGCACTTCTCGAGAAGTTTCCGCGGACTCCCAGCGCCGCCGCCGCGGCCTTCCAGATTGGCGATACCTGGCTCTATCAACTGGGGCAGGCGGACAGTGCCCGTGTGTACTACACGCGCAGCAAACAGGAAGTGACTCGCGGGGCCTGGGCCGACAGCAGCACGGCACGCCTGGCGGATCTGGATGGGCTGGATGCCGTGCGTGAACGCCTGCTGGAGTCCGAGAACGCCATCCAGCAAACCCGCTGGTCGCTGGATCCCGACAGTGCCAGAGTCTACTGGGTGCGCGCTCAGCTGGGCAGCTTGCGCACTCGCGTCACCCAGGACAGCCTGAACCTGATCGAGCGGGCGCGTGCCGCCGTTGACAGCAGCCTGCGCGCATCCTACGCGGGGCGCCTGCCCGAGCTGGCCGATTCGATGGCCGCCGTGGCAGACAGCCTGCCCGGCTGGGCCTGGTCCAGGGCTCTGGTGCCTCCCGACACGGTATCCATTGCCGCGGCAACGCCCGAAGAAACGCCATTGCTGGATGTACCCCAGCGCGGCGGTGGACGCCGCAAACTCTTCCAGAACAGACGCCAGAAGGAAGAGGCCCGCAGCGACAGCCTGGAACGGGCCGTGGAGGCCGATTCCCTGGCCCAGATCGCGCAGGACCTGCGCACGGCACGCCTCGACAGTCTGCTGATCGCCAGTGTCCTGGATACGCTCAGCCATTCGCCGGCCGTGGACTCGCTGGCCATCGCAGCACGCCTCGACAGTTTGGCCCTGTTGAGCTACGATCAGCAATTCGAACTGGCCGAACTGCTCAACTACCGGATGCGCGATCCGCTGGGGGCCGACAGCCTGATGGCTCGGCTGGATTCGCTCAAGGGCAGTGATCTGCGCCACAGTCGCCTGCTGTTCAGCTGGGCTCTGCTCAAGGAAGAGAGCCTCAAGCAGCCCGATCAAGGCAAGGCCCTGCTGGAACGGCTTGTGCGCGAGTATCCGCTCTCGCTGGTGGCCAATCCGGCCCGCGATCGTCTGGGCCTGCCGCGCACCATGACCGTGGCCGACAGTGCGGCGATCGTGCTGGCCGACGCCGAGCGGCTCTGGCTGAGCGAATTCCAGCCCGCCCAGGCACTGGCCCGCTACCAGACACTCCAGGAACTCTACCCTGAAAGCGAAGCCGCGCTGACCGGACGGTTGGCCCAGGCGACCATCCAGTTGCAGGTCTACGGCGATCTGGCCGCCGCCACCGAGCAATGGAATCTGGCCCTGCGCGCCTTCCCGGACGATCCTCGGCTGGCCGATCTGAAAGCCCGACTGGGTCTGACGACGGCTCAGGGCACCGAAGGCAGCGGCGAAGAGGAGGCCCCGCAGGTGGCCGCCGGACTGTTGCTGGAAGAACGCAAGGATCAGAGCGGACACTTCGTGCGGCCCGAGGACCTTGATACCCTGCCGAAACTGCTCGAGCACTTGCGGGCACGCTTTGCGGACACCGATCGTCTGAGGCTGGAACGGGTGCTGCATTGA
- a CDS encoding NAD-dependent deacylase, whose product MLSGAGLSLAAGLKTFRGPDGLWRGLRSEDLATPTAFAQDPRRVWDWYRWRFAALQQAVPTPGHLALAGLAGRHSVRFLTQNVDGLHQLAGSRAVVELHGTLRQARCTDCSSHTPMESAVRMAGVPACPFCGAALRPAVIWFGESLPEVAVQGLARGLDWLDLLLVVGTSARVWPAAGLIAGTLEQGLPVLEVNPEPGPFTGRSLWLSGDCQHWLPILAED is encoded by the coding sequence GTGCTGAGTGGCGCGGGACTCTCGCTGGCAGCCGGTCTGAAGACCTTTCGTGGACCGGATGGGCTCTGGCGCGGTCTGCGCTCGGAAGACCTGGCCACACCGACAGCCTTCGCCCAGGATCCCCGACGGGTCTGGGACTGGTACCGCTGGCGTTTCGCGGCCCTCCAGCAGGCCGTTCCCACTCCGGGGCATCTGGCCCTGGCCGGTCTCGCCGGCCGACACTCAGTGCGATTCCTGACCCAGAATGTCGATGGCCTGCACCAGCTGGCCGGTTCACGCGCCGTGGTGGAGCTGCACGGCACTCTGCGGCAGGCACGCTGCACTGACTGTTCGAGTCACACGCCCATGGAATCGGCGGTCCGGATGGCCGGAGTTCCCGCCTGCCCGTTCTGTGGGGCTGCCCTGCGCCCCGCGGTGATCTGGTTCGGCGAGTCCCTGCCCGAGGTCGCGGTGCAGGGACTGGCGCGCGGCTTGGACTGGCTGGACCTGCTGCTGGTCGTGGGCACTTCCGCCCGGGTCTGGCCGGCCGCCGGATTGATTGCCGGAACGCTGGAACAGGGGTTGCCGGTGCTGGAAGTCAATCCGGAACCCGGCCCCTTCACGGGGCGCAGTCTCTGGCTGTCCGGTGACTGCCAGCACTGGCTGCCCATCCTGGCCGAAGACTGA
- a CDS encoding M6 family metalloprotease domain-containing protein produces the protein MIRRAQLALLLSLSLAGTLLAVPAQPGWKTTVQHGDTLRYRLVGDEFCNWAVSESGHTLLCDAAGDWRFASRASNGSLMPGPRLWSARGGAPESALGLEPDPDWMHEHLRSLREQRELRPDGSRPTAREARVDGEWNVLLIMIEYPDAGNSYQPANFEAMMNQPGYGNVGSFRDFYQSMSAGRFGTTATVTQWYTAAHPHNYYGYNQGYEVAQELVVEAVLAADPDVDFSQFDNDGNGTVDGLLVVHSGPGAEEGNQTNIWSHRWSLFGVGPLTLDGVQIWDYTMQPEIQGSDQAEIGVYVHEFGHNLGLPDLYDTDYSSTGVGTWCVMAGGSWGGTFGGPNRPVSFSAWCRTQLGWSTVVSTNGELLDHGLPSVHLSDQVIRLNLPQNPAQYFLIENRQRAAWDLDLANEGLLIWHVDESVNGNSNDFHYKVDLEQADGNQDLNHGYSADAGDPFPGSHDNRRFDLASTPSSLPYGGSDSPVSVVNISDPADTMYADFFQYFSHQDLRVLSVSVDWDESGDNWLDPGEEATLSLQFRNDGAVLNGLNFSLLPDSAPWLEILDGEFSTGPIEENQEFGSGAQALRVRALAGITPGNRSMILHCQDTEGWPQELVVPLAVGRADVLLVNQSDSPEDIAYLTPGLEALGYSWENRIGPDSATAPADMDRYELVIWFCGTTDNPLSGTEQQAMVSRLQAGGNLMLIGQHWHEDLGSGLTGLAGISWGEMVNSTPILVGDPALELIAPAERVLLAGALGAYNQQLPARELLCSDATPILDWQAGGIAGAVRELQSGARLVMLAFSLESVHPSGTVFLSVQTLLDRLIDWQLNGTGVDGTPLDRPAVFGLSLAPNPFNPVTRVQLELARAGDSGLTVYNLQGQQVMRMPLGMLAPGTHACTVDLSGQSSGLYFLSLEVNGRPEAIQRAVLLK, from the coding sequence ATGATTCGCCGCGCCCAACTTGCCCTGTTGCTCAGCCTGTCCCTTGCCGGTACCCTGCTGGCTGTGCCCGCCCAGCCAGGCTGGAAGACCACCGTCCAGCACGGTGACACCCTGCGTTACCGGCTGGTGGGCGACGAGTTCTGCAACTGGGCCGTCAGCGAATCGGGGCATACCCTGCTCTGTGATGCCGCGGGTGACTGGCGCTTCGCCAGTCGGGCCAGCAACGGCTCGCTGATGCCCGGACCCCGGCTCTGGTCGGCACGGGGCGGGGCGCCGGAGTCCGCACTGGGCCTCGAGCCCGATCCGGACTGGATGCATGAACACCTCCGGTCCCTGCGTGAGCAGCGGGAATTGCGTCCCGACGGCAGCCGGCCCACGGCACGTGAGGCGCGCGTGGATGGCGAGTGGAACGTGCTGCTGATCATGATCGAGTATCCGGACGCGGGCAATTCCTACCAGCCGGCCAACTTCGAGGCGATGATGAATCAGCCGGGCTACGGCAACGTCGGCTCGTTCCGCGATTTCTATCAGTCCATGAGCGCCGGGCGTTTCGGCACCACCGCCACCGTCACACAATGGTACACGGCCGCTCATCCCCACAACTACTATGGCTACAATCAGGGGTATGAAGTCGCCCAGGAGCTGGTGGTCGAAGCCGTGCTGGCCGCGGATCCCGACGTGGATTTCTCCCAGTTCGACAACGATGGCAACGGCACGGTCGACGGACTGCTGGTCGTCCATTCCGGACCGGGAGCCGAGGAAGGCAACCAGACCAACATCTGGAGCCACCGCTGGTCCCTGTTTGGGGTGGGCCCCCTCACGCTGGACGGCGTCCAGATCTGGGACTACACCATGCAGCCCGAGATCCAGGGCAGCGATCAGGCCGAGATCGGCGTGTATGTTCACGAATTCGGACACAACCTGGGCCTGCCCGATCTGTACGACACGGACTACAGCAGCACGGGTGTCGGCACCTGGTGCGTGATGGCCGGTGGCTCGTGGGGTGGGACCTTCGGGGGCCCCAATCGCCCGGTCAGTTTCTCGGCCTGGTGCCGGACGCAGCTTGGCTGGTCCACCGTCGTGAGCACCAACGGCGAACTGCTGGATCACGGACTGCCCAGCGTGCACCTCAGTGATCAGGTGATCCGTCTGAACCTGCCGCAGAATCCTGCGCAGTACTTCCTGATCGAGAATCGTCAGCGCGCCGCCTGGGATCTGGATCTGGCCAACGAAGGCCTGCTGATCTGGCATGTGGACGAATCGGTCAATGGCAACTCGAACGACTTTCATTACAAGGTGGATCTGGAGCAGGCCGACGGCAACCAGGACCTGAATCACGGCTACTCCGCCGACGCGGGCGACCCTTTCCCGGGCAGCCACGACAATCGGCGTTTCGATCTGGCCAGCACGCCCTCCAGCCTGCCGTACGGCGGCAGCGACAGCCCGGTCTCGGTGGTCAACATCTCCGATCCGGCGGACACGATGTACGCCGATTTCTTCCAGTACTTCAGCCATCAGGATCTGCGTGTGCTTTCGGTGTCCGTGGATTGGGACGAAAGCGGTGACAACTGGCTCGATCCCGGAGAAGAGGCCACCCTGTCGCTTCAGTTCCGCAACGACGGCGCCGTGCTCAACGGCCTGAATTTCAGCCTGTTGCCCGACTCCGCGCCCTGGCTGGAGATTCTGGACGGAGAGTTCAGCACGGGGCCCATCGAGGAGAACCAGGAATTCGGCAGCGGAGCCCAGGCCCTGCGCGTGCGCGCGCTGGCCGGGATCACCCCGGGAAACCGCAGCATGATCCTGCATTGCCAGGACACCGAAGGCTGGCCCCAGGAGCTGGTGGTTCCGCTCGCGGTCGGCCGAGCCGACGTGTTGCTGGTGAACCAGAGTGATTCCCCCGAAGACATCGCCTATCTCACCCCGGGCCTCGAGGCTCTGGGCTACAGCTGGGAAAACCGGATCGGGCCCGACAGCGCCACCGCCCCCGCTGACATGGACCGCTACGAACTGGTGATCTGGTTCTGCGGCACCACCGACAATCCCCTGAGCGGCACGGAACAGCAGGCCATGGTCAGTCGTCTCCAGGCTGGGGGCAATCTGATGCTGATCGGCCAGCATTGGCACGAGGACCTGGGCAGCGGCCTGACCGGCCTGGCTGGAATCAGCTGGGGCGAGATGGTGAACAGCACCCCGATCCTGGTGGGCGACCCGGCGCTGGAACTGATCGCACCCGCCGAACGTGTGCTGCTCGCGGGTGCACTGGGCGCGTACAACCAGCAGCTGCCGGCTCGCGAACTGCTCTGCTCGGACGCCACCCCGATCCTCGACTGGCAAGCGGGCGGAATCGCCGGTGCGGTCCGCGAGCTGCAGAGCGGTGCGCGGCTGGTGATGCTGGCCTTCAGCCTTGAATCGGTGCATCCCTCGGGCACCGTGTTCCTCTCGGTCCAGACCCTGCTGGATCGCCTGATCGACTGGCAACTGAATGGCACGGGCGTGGACGGCACTCCCCTGGATCGTCCGGCGGTCTTCGGACTGAGCCTGGCCCCCAATCCTTTCAACCCTGTCACACGCGTGCAGCTTGAGCTGGCCCGCGCCGGTGACAGCGGACTGACCGTCTACAATCTCCAGGGACAACAGGTCATGCGGATGCCGCTCGGCATGCTGGCGCCCGGCACCCATGCATGCACGGTGGACCTCTCGGGTCAGTCCAGCGGACTCTACTTCCTGAGTCTGGAAGTCAACGGCCGTCCCGAGGCCATCCAGCGGGCGGTCCTGCTCAAGTAG
- the meaB gene encoding methylmalonyl Co-A mutase-associated GTPase MeaB, whose product MTSGSGKASDRDLLSGVLAGDRASLARAITLVESTREDHRQQARELLDGLPERPDSWRIGISGPPGAGKSTFLDAFGMQLIDSGHRVAVLAVDPSSSLSGGSILGDKTRMERLAREPAAFIRPSPSAGNLGGVGRRTREAIRVCEAAGFDRIFVETVGVGQSEGLVRTMVDVFLLLLLPGSGDSLQGIKRGIMELADGLFINKADGESRSAAERTANDYGQALHLLPPATAGWSVPVGCISALEAQGLNQVLECLAAHRQHLETLGGGVERHRREQALDWLRTMVQDELLTRFWNRPGIRELLAELEHGILEQGLDPVRAADRLLSR is encoded by the coding sequence ATGACATCCGGCAGTGGCAAGGCGAGCGATCGAGACCTGCTGTCGGGCGTGCTCGCGGGCGACCGGGCCAGCCTGGCCCGCGCGATCACGCTGGTGGAAAGCACGCGTGAAGACCACCGCCAGCAGGCCCGTGAACTTCTGGACGGCCTGCCGGAGCGCCCCGACAGTTGGCGCATCGGGATCTCGGGTCCTCCCGGAGCCGGCAAGAGCACCTTTCTGGACGCCTTCGGGATGCAGCTGATCGACAGCGGGCACAGGGTGGCCGTGCTGGCCGTGGATCCCTCGAGCAGCCTCTCGGGAGGCAGCATCCTGGGTGACAAGACCCGCATGGAACGCCTGGCGCGCGAGCCGGCGGCCTTCATCCGGCCGTCGCCCAGTGCGGGCAATCTTGGGGGAGTGGGGCGACGCACGCGCGAAGCGATCCGTGTCTGCGAAGCCGCAGGATTCGACCGGATCTTCGTGGAGACCGTGGGCGTCGGCCAGAGCGAAGGCCTGGTGCGCACCATGGTCGACGTGTTTCTGCTGCTGTTGCTGCCGGGCAGCGGGGACAGCCTGCAGGGCATCAAGCGCGGCATCATGGAACTGGCCGATGGTCTGTTCATCAACAAGGCCGATGGCGAGAGCCGGAGTGCGGCCGAGCGCACGGCCAACGACTATGGCCAGGCCCTGCACCTGCTGCCTCCCGCCACCGCGGGCTGGTCGGTACCCGTGGGCTGCATCTCGGCACTGGAAGCACAGGGCCTCAATCAGGTGCTGGAATGCCTTGCGGCACACCGTCAGCATCTTGAGACCCTGGGTGGCGGCGTGGAGCGCCATCGCCGCGAACAGGCACTGGACTGGCTGCGGACCATGGTTCAGGACGAACTGCTCACCAGATTCTGGAATCGCCCCGGCATCAGGGAGCTGCTGGCCGAACTGGAACACGGCATTCTGGAGCAGGGGCTGGATCCCGTGCGCGCCGCGGACCGCCTTCTGTCTCGCTGA
- the scpA gene encoding methylmalonyl-CoA mutase, producing the protein MENSWTAWPVCWTSWKEAPVAECPDFRGQTLSFPRSRTHSDTTTALDCPEGIELKSLYTARDLDPDVDGPGLPGLPPYTRGPYPTMYVQRPWTVRQYAGFSTAEESNAFYRRNLAMGQKGLSIAFDLATHRGYDSDHERVVGDVGKAGVAIDSILDMRILFDRIPLDQMSVSMTMNGAVLPVMALYIVAAQEQGVSTRQLSGTIQNDILKEFMVRNTYIYPPAPSMRIIGDIFRYTAREMPRFNSISISGYHMQEAGASADLELAYTLADGLEYLRTGLAAGLSIDDFAPRLSFFWAIGMNVFMEIAKLRAARMLWAELLADFKPANPRSSCLRTHSQTSGWSLTEQDPFNNIARTTMEALGAAMGHTQSLHTNALDEAIALPTDFSARIARNTQLLLQDESGICRVADPWGGSWYVESLTRELAARARTHIREVEALGGMAKAIESGLPKQRIEEVAARRQARIDSGRDIILGVNWLRPMEESEIEILEVDNSAVRESQVERLRQLRANRDSADVEHRLAALTACAGSGEGNLLDLAVDAARARASLGEISLALEKVWGRHRAVNKTISGVYRQEISGGQFDRVRRLTEQFASRDGRRPRMLVVKMGQDGHDRGARVISTAFADMGFDVDVGPLFQTPAEVARQAVENDVHIVGVSSLAAGHKTLIPQLVQELAALGRGDIRVIAGGVIPRQDYDFLYQAGASEIFGPGTVIPEAAEKVIRDLAESLGYSLDPGA; encoded by the coding sequence ATGGAGAACAGCTGGACCGCCTGGCCGGTCTGCTGGACGAGTTGGAAGGAGGCCCCCGTGGCTGAGTGCCCCGACTTTCGCGGACAGACCCTGAGTTTTCCGCGCTCCCGCACCCACAGTGACACGACCACTGCCCTGGACTGTCCCGAGGGAATCGAGCTGAAATCCCTGTACACGGCCCGGGATCTTGACCCGGACGTCGACGGACCGGGGCTGCCCGGCTTGCCGCCCTACACGCGTGGCCCCTACCCCACGATGTATGTCCAGCGCCCCTGGACCGTGCGCCAGTACGCCGGGTTCAGCACGGCGGAGGAGAGCAACGCCTTCTACCGCCGCAACCTGGCCATGGGCCAGAAGGGGCTGTCCATCGCCTTCGATCTGGCCACTCACCGCGGTTACGATTCGGATCACGAACGGGTGGTCGGTGATGTGGGCAAGGCCGGCGTGGCCATCGACTCGATCCTGGACATGCGGATTCTCTTCGACCGGATTCCCCTTGACCAGATGTCCGTCTCGATGACCATGAACGGGGCGGTGCTGCCCGTGATGGCGCTCTACATCGTGGCCGCCCAGGAGCAGGGCGTGAGCACACGCCAGCTCAGCGGCACGATCCAGAACGACATCCTCAAGGAGTTCATGGTCCGCAACACCTACATCTACCCCCCGGCGCCCTCGATGCGGATCATTGGCGACATCTTCCGCTACACGGCCCGCGAGATGCCGCGCTTCAACAGCATCAGCATCTCGGGCTATCACATGCAGGAGGCGGGTGCCAGTGCCGACCTGGAACTGGCCTACACCTTGGCCGACGGTCTGGAGTACCTGCGTACCGGACTGGCGGCCGGCCTCTCGATCGACGACTTCGCGCCGCGACTCAGCTTCTTCTGGGCCATCGGCATGAACGTCTTCATGGAAATCGCCAAGCTGCGCGCCGCCCGCATGCTCTGGGCCGAACTGCTGGCCGACTTCAAGCCGGCCAACCCGCGCTCCTCGTGTCTGCGCACCCACAGCCAGACCTCGGGCTGGAGTCTCACGGAACAGGACCCCTTCAACAACATCGCACGCACCACCATGGAAGCCCTGGGAGCCGCCATGGGTCACACCCAGAGCCTGCACACCAACGCTCTGGACGAAGCCATCGCCCTGCCCACGGATTTCAGCGCCCGCATCGCGCGCAACACACAGTTGCTGCTGCAGGACGAGAGCGGAATCTGCCGGGTGGCCGACCCCTGGGGCGGCAGCTGGTATGTGGAAAGCCTGACCCGCGAACTGGCGGCCCGGGCGCGCACCCACATCCGCGAAGTGGAAGCTCTGGGCGGGATGGCCAAGGCCATTGAATCGGGGCTGCCCAAGCAGCGCATCGAAGAAGTCGCCGCCCGTCGCCAGGCCCGCATCGACAGTGGGCGGGACATCATTCTGGGCGTGAACTGGCTGCGGCCCATGGAAGAGAGCGAGATCGAGATTCTGGAAGTGGACAACAGCGCCGTGCGCGAGTCCCAGGTCGAACGCCTGCGCCAGTTGCGCGCCAATCGCGACAGTGCCGATGTGGAACATCGACTGGCCGCGCTCACCGCGTGTGCCGGATCCGGCGAGGGCAATCTGCTGGATCTGGCCGTGGATGCGGCACGGGCCCGGGCCAGCCTCGGCGAGATTTCGCTGGCGCTGGAAAAAGTGTGGGGGAGGCACCGCGCGGTGAACAAGACGATCAGCGGTGTCTACCGCCAGGAAATCAGTGGCGGGCAGTTCGATCGGGTCCGTCGTCTCACGGAGCAGTTCGCCAGTCGCGATGGGCGTCGCCCGCGCATGCTGGTGGTCAAGATGGGCCAGGACGGACACGACCGGGGCGCCCGTGTGATCTCCACCGCCTTTGCCGACATGGGCTTCGACGTGGACGTGGGCCCGCTGTTCCAGACTCCCGCCGAGGTGGCGCGCCAGGCGGTCGAGAACGACGTGCACATCGTGGGCGTGAGCAGCCTCGCCGCGGGACACAAGACCCTGATTCCCCAGCTGGTTCAGGAACTGGCGGCCCTGGGGCGTGGCGACATCCGCGTGATCGCGGGCGGCGTGATTCCGCGCCAGGACTATGACTTCCTCTACCAGGCCGGCGCCAGCGAGATCTTCGGACCGGGCACCGTGATTCCCGAGGCGGCGGAAAAGGTGATCCGCGATCTGGCCGAGTCCCTGGGCTATTCGCTGGATCCAGGCGCATGA